aaccccaccccATTAAGCTGAGTAGGACCAATCAGGCCTTAAAACCGAAAAAAAATTTCTGTCGAGCACAGTGAAACAGAACATGTACTGCTTGTGTTTGAACCTCACTCCTATTTAACCCAAAATTTCCCCCTTCTCACAATTCTCCTAGTATTATGTAAGGTTATGCCTATTTCTAGACTGTGAAATACCTGCATTTAATGCTCGCACAACCCATTTAAAATTCACAAAAGCCGcctctatttcattttctgattaaacacacacacacacggacaaaCCAAACAAACCACACCACGGCATACAGACAGCGGTCTCAATGGAAAAGTGAACGTGTCGTAATGATATTTGTCTTGCAACATCAAAAGCAGCAGATGCCGAACAGAAGTTGCTTGAATCATAAATACTGAGACTGAAATATGCAGGTATAAATCACATTTGGGCGCAATGCACTAGAAGCTCTCTATACATAGAAGTATATATGAAGTGCAAAACAGTATCAGAGGTGAGAAGTCTGGTATTTTAGTACTCCCATTCATCGGATTTCAGGTCGAGATGGCTGAGAATATTCTGGGCAAGCTTCACAGCCTGTTTCCGGGCAGCCTTACACTTCTCCTCTCCCTGCGGGTCGACAGCATCCAGGGCCAGCAGCTGCTTGGTGAGCAGCTCTTCCAGCCGGATGTAGTTCTTATCGGTTCGATTCCCATCAAACGAAAGCACTTCTCCCTGGATCTCGGACAAGTTTCCAAGGACGTTCCAGACGGCTTTATGGGATGGGTGCTCCTCACAAGCAATCAGCTTTCTTTTCTCAAGGGCCTCCTTCAAGTCAATGTACGTGATCAGAGTTTGCACTTCTATCACTGCTCTTCTCCTGGCCTCTCGGATGCAGGGGTTCTTTTCAAGACTTACCTCATCCAACTGTCCAATCAAACCCTGCAATTCTGTTTTGGAGCTCAGATACAACTCAGGGGGGTTCTGCGCTTGGAggagttcattttttatttctctcattctcttgaggaccttttctatttttaaaatggaatgattCTGCCTCAGGTCAAATGCTCTAGTAGTGTCTGCTTCCTCTTCTAAATCCAGGTATTTCAATAATTTGTTAATATCTTCCACTACCTCCCTCCGGTAATTTCTGATTTCTGTCCGGCCGCACACATCCAGAGCATCCAGGTCGGCCATCAGCCCGGACAGCACACAG
Above is a window of Callithrix jacchus isolate 240 chromosome 8, calJac240_pri, whole genome shotgun sequence DNA encoding:
- the BAG5 gene encoding BAG family molecular chaperone regulator 5 isoform X2; the encoded protein is MDMGNQHPSISRLQEIQKEVKSVEQQVVGFSGLSDDKNYKKLERILTKQLFEIDSVDTEGKGDIQQARKRAAQETERLLKELEQNANHPHRIEIQSIFEEAQSLVREKIVPFYNGGNCITDEFEEGIQDIILRLTHVKTGGKISLRKARYHTLTKICAVQEIIEDCMKKQPSLPLSEDAHPSVAKINSVMCEVNKARGVLIALLMGVNSSETCRHLSCVLSGLMADLDALDVCGRTEIRNYRREVVEDINKLLKYLDLEEEADTTRAFDLRQNHSILKIEKVLKRMREIKNELLQAQNPPELYLSSKTELQGLIGQLDEVSLEKNPCIREARRRAVIEVQTLITYIDLKEALEKRKLIACEEHPSHKAVWNVLGNLSEIQGEVLSFDGNRTDKNYIRLEELLTKQLLALDAVDPQGEEKCKAARKQAVKLAQNILSHLDLKSDEWEY